In a single window of the Paenibacillus sp. MMS20-IR301 genome:
- a CDS encoding ABC transporter permease subunit: MEKAVTKKTLVRKLSGFVPLYLMMIPGLLYLFINNYLPMTGLVVAFKNYNARKGIFGSDFVGFKNFEYLFKTSDGWVITRNTILYNFAFIVINTVLAVIVAILLSELTSKVRTRFYQSIILLPFLISSVIVSYLVFAFLSAENGFLNNTILAALGIEPVAWYNEPKYWPFILIIVSAWKSVGYSCIIYLATIIGIDRGYYEAAELEGAGKLKQIWYITLPLLKPVIILLTMLALGRIFYSDFGLFYQVPQNQGALYPTTNTIDTYVYRGLLQLGNISMSAAAGLYQSVVGFILVMGSNLLVRRLDKDSAIF; encoded by the coding sequence ATGGAAAAGGCAGTGACAAAAAAGACCCTCGTCAGAAAATTAAGCGGCTTTGTCCCGCTGTACCTGATGATGATTCCAGGGCTGCTCTATCTGTTCATCAATAACTACCTGCCGATGACCGGCCTTGTGGTTGCATTCAAAAACTATAATGCCCGCAAGGGGATTTTCGGAAGCGACTTTGTCGGCTTCAAAAACTTTGAATACTTGTTCAAGACCTCGGACGGCTGGGTGATTACGCGGAATACGATTTTGTACAACTTTGCCTTCATTGTCATCAATACCGTGCTGGCTGTTATCGTCGCCATTCTGCTTAGCGAATTAACCTCAAAGGTGAGAACCCGGTTCTATCAGAGCATTATCCTGCTGCCTTTTCTGATCTCATCGGTTATTGTCAGCTATCTGGTATTTGCTTTTCTGAGCGCTGAAAACGGTTTCCTGAACAATACGATTCTGGCTGCTCTCGGTATTGAGCCTGTAGCCTGGTACAATGAGCCGAAATATTGGCCGTTTATTCTGATTATTGTAAGCGCCTGGAAGTCCGTCGGCTATAGCTGCATTATTTATCTTGCGACCATTATCGGGATAGACCGGGGGTATTATGAAGCGGCGGAGCTGGAAGGGGCGGGAAAGCTCAAACAAATCTGGTATATCACCCTTCCTTTGCTGAAGCCGGTCATTATCCTGCTTACGATGCTTGCGCTCGGCAGAATTTTTTATTCGGATTTCGGCTTATTCTATCAGGTGCCGCAGAATCAGGGGGCGCTTTATCCGACCACCAACACGATTGATACTTATGTGTACCGCGGTTTGCTGCAGCTCGGCAACATCAGCATGTCTGCGGCAGCGGGATTATACCAGTCCGTCGTCGGCTTCATTCTGGTTATGGGCTCCAATCTGCTGGTCCGCAGGCTGGATAAGGATAGCGCAATCTTCTAG
- a CDS encoding carbohydrate ABC transporter permease has product MSKETKVFQFTAHCIMTILSVLALIPIVLLAVSSFTDNDYLLKNGYSFFPGKLSTGAYTYLLQEGEAIARAYGISFFVTIAGTVLSIIITTLLSYPLARADLPGRNVFSFFVFFTLLFNGGLVPTYLMYTGVFGIKNSIWALIIPGLLLNAYNVLLVRSYFVTGVPTEILEAARIDGASEFATFRRIALPMAKPIVATIALFVGIAYWNDWNNGYIYLTTRTDLFSIQNLLNRMIQNIQFLTSNSAASNNIQEGLAKIPSATVRMAIAVTGILPIVIVYPFIQSNFVKGITLGGVKG; this is encoded by the coding sequence ATGAGTAAAGAAACGAAAGTATTCCAGTTCACTGCACATTGTATCATGACTATTCTGTCTGTTCTGGCGCTGATTCCGATCGTTCTGCTGGCGGTCTCATCCTTTACGGATAATGATTATTTGCTGAAAAACGGCTACTCCTTCTTTCCCGGCAAGCTTAGTACAGGCGCATATACGTATCTGCTGCAGGAGGGGGAGGCCATTGCCCGCGCATACGGCATATCCTTTTTCGTGACAATTGCCGGAACCGTGCTGAGCATCATTATAACCACCCTGCTCTCTTATCCTCTGGCCCGGGCGGATCTGCCGGGAAGGAATGTGTTCTCCTTCTTTGTATTCTTCACCCTGCTGTTTAACGGGGGGCTCGTGCCTACCTATCTGATGTATACCGGAGTGTTCGGCATCAAAAACTCGATCTGGGCGCTGATTATCCCTGGTCTGCTGCTGAATGCCTATAATGTCCTGCTGGTCAGAAGCTACTTCGTTACAGGGGTGCCGACAGAGATACTGGAAGCCGCGCGGATTGACGGAGCCAGTGAATTCGCGACCTTCCGCCGCATCGCCCTGCCGATGGCCAAGCCGATTGTCGCTACGATTGCCTTGTTTGTCGGCATTGCCTACTGGAACGACTGGAATAACGGTTATATCTATCTGACCACCCGCACCGATCTGTTCAGTATTCAGAACCTGCTGAACCGGATGATCCAGAATATCCAGTTCCTTACATCCAATTCTGCGGCGAGCAACAACATTCAGGAAGGATTGGCGAAAATACCTTCAGCTACCGTCCGCATGGCGATAGCCGTGACCGGGATTCTGCCGATTGTCATTGTCTATCCGTTCATCCAGAGCAATTTCGTGAAGGGGATTACGCTTGGCGGAGTCAAGGGATAA
- a CDS encoding alpha/beta hydrolase, whose translation MKMVEVKLNESGRVKLTGYIQESSKEMGTVAAKPAVLIFPGGAYMFLSDREAEPVALAYAAAGFQAFVLRYSVGKHAGGFQPLKEASEAIAMIREHAADWHVLPEQIAVCGFSAGGHLACAAGLRAEHRPNAMILGYPAIDLGDAEENKQNDHKMVENLMGTPDYTQEELDLLNLHKQVGADAPPAFIWTTFEDVVVGVQHTLKLVTEYAARNLPFEYHVFQRGEHGLSLSTAVLANGRKSMVDAHAAKWFELSTEWLRSLFGELEVIDKPFEFNFDDFQAEQD comes from the coding sequence ATGAAAATGGTTGAAGTGAAGCTGAATGAAAGCGGACGTGTCAAGCTGACCGGCTATATCCAGGAGTCGTCGAAGGAAATGGGAACGGTGGCCGCGAAGCCTGCAGTGCTGATCTTCCCGGGCGGGGCGTATATGTTCCTCTCCGACCGGGAAGCTGAGCCGGTTGCACTGGCTTACGCGGCGGCAGGCTTCCAGGCGTTTGTCCTGCGTTATTCAGTAGGCAAGCATGCCGGCGGCTTCCAGCCACTGAAGGAAGCTTCCGAAGCGATTGCCATGATCCGGGAGCATGCGGCCGACTGGCATGTCCTGCCGGAGCAGATTGCCGTCTGCGGCTTCTCTGCCGGCGGGCACCTGGCCTGCGCAGCCGGGCTGCGTGCGGAGCACCGGCCGAACGCGATGATTCTCGGGTATCCCGCGATTGACCTCGGGGATGCGGAGGAGAACAAACAAAACGATCATAAGATGGTCGAGAATCTGATGGGTACACCGGATTATACGCAGGAGGAGCTGGACCTGCTCAACCTGCACAAGCAGGTCGGTGCAGATGCTCCCCCCGCATTTATCTGGACGACCTTTGAAGATGTTGTTGTCGGCGTTCAGCACACGCTGAAGCTGGTTACGGAATATGCCGCCCGCAATCTTCCCTTTGAATATCATGTGTTCCAGCGCGGAGAACACGGTTTATCCCTGTCTACGGCAGTCCTCGCGAACGGCCGCAAAAGCATGGTGGATGCCCATGCTGCCAAATGGTTTGAGCTGAGCACAGAATGGCTGCGCTCTTTGTTCGGTGAGCTTGAGGTTATCGATAAGCCGTTTGAATTCAATTTTGATGATTTCCAGGCGGAGCAGGACTGA
- the pgmB gene encoding beta-phosphoglucomutase, with product MGTEVKAVIFDLDGVIVSTDNLHYEAWSRICKEENIPFDRIINDRLRGVSRMESLDIILERTSRLYTEPQKQELAERKNGYYKDLLSGISEADLLDGVEETLDALQNRGIRTAIGSSSRNARAILAQLGIAGRFDVIVDGNELARSKPDPEVFTTAAKKLELLPVSCLVVEDAEAGVRAAAAAGMVPAAVGTACGSPLAVLHLDRLPDLLPYLEKASAASTDSGSSDSIMQGGHY from the coding sequence GTGGGCACAGAGGTTAAAGCTGTTATTTTTGATCTGGATGGCGTCATAGTTTCGACGGATAATCTGCATTATGAGGCATGGAGCCGGATTTGCAAGGAGGAGAACATCCCGTTTGACCGGATAATCAATGACCGTTTGCGCGGGGTAAGCCGTATGGAGAGCCTGGACATTATTTTGGAGCGTACATCCCGGCTGTACACGGAACCGCAAAAGCAGGAATTGGCTGAACGCAAAAACGGCTATTATAAAGACTTGTTATCCGGTATATCTGAAGCGGATCTGCTGGACGGAGTGGAAGAGACACTTGATGCCTTACAGAACCGGGGAATCCGGACGGCGATCGGCTCCTCCAGCCGTAATGCCCGGGCCATCCTGGCGCAGCTGGGCATTGCCGGACGGTTCGACGTCATTGTTGACGGCAATGAGCTTGCCCGCAGTAAGCCGGACCCGGAAGTATTCACTACCGCTGCCAAGAAGCTGGAGCTCCTGCCGGTTAGCTGCCTGGTTGTTGAAGATGCTGAGGCAGGTGTCCGCGCAGCTGCCGCTGCCGGAATGGTGCCCGCAGCGGTTGGGACAGCTTGCGGCAGCCCGCTGGCTGTCCTGCACCTGGACCGGCTGCCTGATTTGCTGCCGTATTTGGAGAAGGCATCAGCTGCCTCTACTGATTCCGGGAGCAGCGATTCCATCATGCAAGGAGGACATTATTAA
- a CDS encoding DUF5605 domain-containing protein, with translation MPFDKDTKIGHIWANAAGRAILNQYVPELGNSPFLPFSKARTLPELAVANEAWTWPDELLAAVLSELARIPDETTARQASGCVPGAIAEADTGAEASAAKVISAPDSAERWGIFELELEAGGLGYANPFTDITLQAEFVQDGQRVNVQGFYDGSGIYKVRFMPASEGEWTYRTVCNATPLAGIAGKFTCTPPVAGNHGPVRVARQFHFAYADETAYAPVGTTCYAWIHQSEALQQETLQTLAESPFNKLRMTVFPKFYQFNLEEPELFPYEGSLAQGWDFTRFNPVFFRRMEERLLDLMKLGIEADLILFHAYDRWSFSEMEPAADDLYLRYLTARLSAFRNLWWSLANEYDLMWAKEAEDWERFAGIITEGDPAGHLISIHNCFDFYDYSRPWVTHCSTQRVDVYRTAENTTEWRERWGKPVVIDECAYEGNIDLGWGNITGQEMVRRFWEGAVRGGYVGHGETYLHPEEILWWSKGGKLYGSSPERIGFLRTILETAPGNGLEPLKSDWDVPCAGIKDQYYLYYYGFNQPAYRQYAMKPGVRYKAEIIDTWNMSIQEQPGEYEGHFRLELPGSPYIAVRLTAV, from the coding sequence ATGCCATTTGATAAGGACACCAAGATCGGCCATATCTGGGCGAACGCCGCCGGCCGCGCTATTCTGAACCAATACGTGCCGGAGCTGGGGAATTCGCCGTTCCTTCCGTTCTCCAAGGCCAGAACCCTGCCTGAACTGGCGGTAGCCAATGAAGCCTGGACATGGCCGGATGAGCTGCTGGCTGCGGTCTTGTCCGAGCTGGCGCGCATTCCGGACGAAACAACTGCGCGGCAGGCTTCCGGATGCGTACCCGGTGCAATTGCAGAAGCGGACACCGGTGCGGAAGCAAGCGCTGCTAAGGTTATTTCCGCGCCGGATAGCGCTGAGCGCTGGGGGATTTTCGAGCTGGAGCTGGAAGCCGGGGGCTTGGGCTATGCCAATCCCTTCACAGATATTACGCTGCAGGCGGAATTTGTGCAGGACGGGCAGCGTGTGAACGTGCAGGGCTTCTATGACGGCAGCGGAATATACAAGGTCCGCTTTATGCCGGCCTCAGAAGGCGAATGGACCTACCGCACCGTCTGTAACGCCACTCCGCTTGCCGGGATTGCCGGGAAGTTCACCTGTACACCGCCGGTAGCAGGGAATCATGGCCCCGTCCGCGTGGCCCGGCAATTCCACTTCGCTTATGCAGACGAGACAGCTTATGCTCCTGTCGGCACGACCTGTTATGCCTGGATTCACCAGAGCGAAGCGCTGCAGCAGGAGACCTTGCAGACGCTGGCCGAGTCGCCGTTCAATAAACTGCGGATGACGGTTTTTCCGAAATTTTATCAGTTTAATCTGGAGGAGCCGGAGCTGTTCCCCTATGAAGGTTCGCTTGCGCAGGGCTGGGATTTCACCCGGTTTAACCCGGTGTTCTTCCGGCGTATGGAGGAGCGGCTGCTTGATTTGATGAAGCTTGGCATTGAAGCGGATTTAATTCTGTTTCATGCCTATGACCGGTGGAGCTTCTCGGAGATGGAACCGGCGGCGGACGATCTGTATTTGCGGTATTTAACCGCCCGGCTGTCCGCTTTCCGCAACCTCTGGTGGTCGCTTGCCAACGAATATGATCTGATGTGGGCCAAAGAGGCGGAAGACTGGGAACGCTTTGCCGGTATCATCACGGAGGGTGATCCTGCAGGGCATCTGATTTCAATTCACAATTGCTTCGATTTCTATGATTATTCGCGGCCTTGGGTGACACACTGCAGCACCCAGCGGGTTGATGTATACCGGACAGCGGAGAATACGACGGAATGGCGTGAACGCTGGGGCAAGCCGGTGGTTATTGACGAATGCGCCTATGAAGGGAATATCGATCTGGGCTGGGGCAATATTACCGGTCAGGAGATGGTGCGGCGCTTCTGGGAAGGGGCGGTGCGCGGCGGGTATGTGGGACATGGCGAAACCTACCTGCATCCGGAGGAAATACTATGGTGGTCCAAGGGCGGGAAGCTGTATGGAAGCAGCCCTGAGCGAATCGGCTTCCTGCGGACAATTCTGGAAACAGCCCCGGGAAACGGGCTTGAACCGCTGAAATCGGATTGGGATGTGCCCTGCGCCGGAATCAAAGATCAATATTATCTGTACTACTACGGATTCAATCAGCCTGCATACCGACAGTATGCCATGAAGCCGGGAGTCCGTTATAAGGCGGAAATTATCGACACCTGGAATATGAGCATTCAGGAGCAGCCGGGAGAATATGAGGGCCATTTCCGGCTTGAGCTTCCGGGGAGTCCCTATATTGCTGTGAGGCTTACTGCCGTTTAG
- a CDS encoding MFS transporter gives MQNPQSPGIPRLWTGSFITLLCISSLTSIAMNMQMVTLPLYIVQTGGGPSSAGMMMGAFTIAALLFRPYFGRLVDRLGGKLMLVAGTAVFAVISLAYSVLPWVWALLLVRFIHGVGFSASSTASGTMLAQVVPPRRLMEGIGLAGLAHTLAVAVGPGIGLFFARQLNNYTLLYVITALLAMAAIAVAWRLREPEGSRPAAAEPIAPRRNNLIERSALPTSAVMFFIAMPQSSIITFLPAYGLEQGVGLIGLFFTFSAISMVAARVFCGKISDKHGPGIVIIPGFLLAVAALAWLPFIASLDGFIAAGVLHGLGFGTVQPILNALTMRRCPSERRGAGNATFFLFIDGGYAAGSILIGLLLSYTSYAVMYMCCAGLIVLALGLYIYLLGSKRERIRERNLSQEWIQNSEGAD, from the coding sequence ATGCAAAATCCTCAATCACCGGGTATTCCCCGGCTATGGACGGGAAGCTTCATCACACTGCTGTGCATCAGCTCATTGACCAGCATAGCAATGAATATGCAGATGGTTACCCTGCCCCTCTACATCGTGCAAACCGGGGGCGGCCCGTCTTCCGCCGGGATGATGATGGGTGCCTTCACAATTGCAGCCCTGCTGTTCCGCCCTTACTTCGGGAGACTGGTGGACCGGCTCGGCGGGAAGCTTATGCTTGTGGCCGGTACCGCTGTCTTTGCTGTTATTTCTTTAGCTTATTCGGTACTGCCCTGGGTCTGGGCGCTGCTGCTGGTCCGGTTCATCCATGGAGTGGGCTTCAGTGCCAGCTCCACAGCCTCGGGAACGATGCTCGCCCAGGTGGTCCCGCCACGCAGGCTGATGGAGGGAATCGGCCTGGCCGGACTGGCCCATACACTGGCCGTTGCTGTGGGTCCGGGGATCGGCCTGTTTTTTGCCCGGCAGCTGAACAATTATACCTTGCTATATGTAATTACCGCTCTATTGGCTATGGCGGCGATAGCTGTTGCCTGGCGGCTGCGTGAGCCGGAGGGCAGCAGGCCAGCAGCGGCAGAGCCCATTGCTCCGCGCCGGAATAACCTGATTGAGCGAAGCGCCCTGCCGACCTCGGCGGTCATGTTCTTTATAGCGATGCCCCAGAGCAGCATTATTACCTTTCTGCCTGCTTACGGACTTGAGCAAGGGGTAGGCTTGATCGGCCTGTTTTTTACCTTTAGCGCTATTTCCATGGTGGCAGCAAGAGTATTTTGCGGCAAAATCTCGGATAAACACGGCCCGGGCATCGTAATCATCCCAGGGTTTTTACTTGCGGTGGCTGCTCTCGCGTGGCTGCCGTTCATTGCCTCACTGGACGGCTTTATAGCTGCCGGAGTGCTGCACGGGCTGGGATTCGGAACAGTGCAGCCGATATTAAATGCGCTTACGATGCGGCGTTGTCCGTCGGAACGCAGAGGAGCGGGGAATGCGACTTTCTTCCTGTTTATTGATGGAGGTTATGCCGCGGGCTCCATTCTGATCGGTTTGTTATTGAGCTACACAAGTTATGCCGTGATGTATATGTGCTGCGCAGGGCTGATCGTCCTGGCCTTAGGCCTGTACATATATTTATTAGGAAGCAAGCGGGAACGGATAAGAGAGCGGAACCTCTCTCAGGAATGGATTCAGAACAGTGAAGGAGCGGATTAA
- a CDS encoding glycoside hydrolase family 3 N-terminal domain-containing protein — MQHLKEKPFCLSDEDISWVAETLDSLTEEEKIGQLFCLVSYTSDEDYLGSLARKYKAGGLMCRPMPAAETVDTVRILQENSRIPMLIAANLERGGTGIAAEGTTIGSVMQVAATDEEEMAYKLGSVCGQEGAAVGCNWAFAPIIDIDYNFRNPITNTRTFGSDPERVRRMGVQYIKGVQENNVAASIKHFPGDGMDERDQHLVTSINSLTCEQWDATYGEVYKSCIEAGAMTVMIGHIMQPAYSRRLNPALKDEELLPASLSYELTTTLLKERLGFNGLVVTDASTMAGMTIPMSRAQAVPQAIAAGCDMFLFTRNLEEDYMYMKKGIEDGIITRERLDDALVRILGLKASLRLHRKQAAGELVPSLEAAKEVLGAPLHKVWAAECADKAVTLVKEEAGVLPVTPNRYRRILYYDIEAAEGVAYSVRTGVADMFRKLLAGEGFEVTQYLPPQGREGMLAKQEDITGQYDLIIYLANMSTKSNQTAVRIEWAQPMGANVPVYINTVPTIFISVENPYHLLDVPRVKTFINAYNSNDHVLKAIIDKLMGRSAFTGTSPVDPFCGMWDTRL; from the coding sequence ATGCAGCATTTAAAAGAAAAGCCGTTTTGTCTGAGCGATGAGGATATCTCGTGGGTGGCTGAAACGCTGGACAGTCTGACGGAAGAGGAAAAAATCGGACAATTATTCTGTCTGGTCAGCTACACAAGTGATGAGGATTACCTTGGCAGCCTGGCCCGGAAGTACAAAGCCGGCGGACTAATGTGCCGTCCGATGCCTGCAGCCGAGACGGTGGATACGGTGCGGATTTTACAGGAGAACTCCCGTATTCCTATGCTGATCGCGGCCAATCTGGAGCGTGGCGGAACAGGGATTGCCGCTGAAGGCACTACCATTGGTTCAGTTATGCAGGTGGCAGCTACGGATGAGGAGGAAATGGCCTACAAGCTGGGAAGCGTCTGCGGACAAGAGGGGGCAGCTGTAGGCTGTAACTGGGCTTTTGCCCCGATTATTGATATCGATTACAATTTCCGCAATCCGATTACCAATACCCGCACCTTCGGCTCAGACCCTGAGCGTGTCCGCCGGATGGGCGTCCAGTATATCAAGGGAGTGCAGGAGAATAATGTGGCCGCCTCGATCAAGCATTTTCCGGGGGATGGCATGGATGAGCGGGACCAGCATCTTGTAACCAGCATTAACTCCCTCACCTGCGAACAGTGGGATGCTACATATGGTGAGGTCTACAAATCCTGTATTGAAGCCGGAGCCATGACCGTCATGATCGGCCATATTATGCAGCCGGCCTACAGCCGCAGGCTGAATCCGGCGCTGAAGGATGAGGAGCTGCTGCCGGCGTCATTGTCGTACGAGCTGACGACTACTCTGCTTAAAGAGCGCCTCGGTTTCAACGGCCTGGTAGTTACAGATGCTTCCACCATGGCGGGGATGACCATTCCGATGAGCCGGGCACAGGCGGTTCCGCAGGCCATTGCGGCCGGCTGCGATATGTTTTTGTTCACGCGCAATCTGGAAGAAGACTATATGTATATGAAAAAAGGGATTGAGGACGGCATTATCACCCGTGAGCGTCTGGATGATGCGCTGGTCCGGATTCTTGGCCTGAAGGCTTCGCTCAGGCTGCACCGGAAGCAGGCTGCCGGTGAATTGGTGCCTTCACTTGAAGCGGCGAAGGAAGTGCTGGGTGCGCCCCTGCACAAGGTATGGGCGGCTGAGTGTGCGGACAAAGCGGTTACACTGGTTAAGGAAGAAGCCGGTGTCCTTCCGGTTACTCCGAATAGATACCGCAGAATTCTATATTACGATATTGAAGCTGCTGAGGGTGTTGCCTATTCGGTCCGGACCGGGGTGGCGGACATGTTCCGGAAGCTGCTGGCCGGGGAAGGCTTCGAAGTAACTCAGTATCTACCTCCCCAGGGCCGGGAAGGAATGCTGGCCAAGCAGGAGGATATTACCGGACAGTATGATCTGATCATCTATCTTGCCAACATGTCTACTAAGAGCAATCAGACCGCTGTGCGGATTGAGTGGGCCCAGCCGATGGGAGCCAACGTTCCGGTCTATATCAACACAGTGCCGACTATATTCATCTCCGTGGAGAATCCCTACCATCTGCTGGATGTGCCGAGAGTCAAAACATTCATTAACGCGTACAACTCAAATGATCATGTGCTAAAAGCGATAATCGACAAGCTGATGGGGCGTTCAGCCTTTACAGGAACGAGTCCGGTTGATCCTTTCTGCGGCATGTGGGATACCCGGCTGTAG
- a CDS encoding alpha-galactosidase, translating into MNIFADESQGLFHLQSKGTSYIIQVTDGYPAHVYWGAQLRHDSSLSGALELRERSSFSPTPLLSKTTLSLDALPQEYPQYGTSDFRRPAYQAQLADGTRLTELKYAGYVITPGKPVLEGLPAVYAENEDEAQTLELTLKDDYAGLTVTLLYTVFAHHSAIARSVRFEHQGEAPLRLEQALSASVDFADSAYDTLHLSGAWARERHVQRRPLIPGAALSLESRRGSSSHQTNPFLALLRHGADEHQGDVYGFSLVYSGSFAAAAEVEQFGQTRVSIGINPFDFSWLLEPGQSFQTPEAVLVYSGEGLGGMSRTYHRLYRTRLCRGVHRDQARPILVNNWEATYFNFDADKIAAIAKEAGPLGIELFVLDDGWFGKRDSDNSSLGDWFEDRRKLPEGLNDLAARVNREGLQFGLWVEPEMISPDSELYRSHPDWCLHAAGRRRTEARNQLILDLSRPEVCDYLYETLSSVFASAPITYVKWDMNRNMTEIASANTSPERQKETAHRYMLGLYDLLERLTSRFPDILFESCSGGGGRFDPGMLFYMPQTWTSDDTDAIERLAIQYGTSIVYPASSMGAHVSAVPNHQVDRITSLATRGDVAMSGNFGYELDLTKFTDAEKTLAAKQVAQYKEIRTLVQQGDMYRLQSPFEGSGDTAWMFVSEDRTEAFVAYFRVLATPNAPITRLALKGLDPALDYVIETGAADQPAGHGSDESAAADHSTEPFQPAFGGTPLGGDRLMTIGLTVSDLRGDYASCTFRLRAVQR; encoded by the coding sequence ATGAATATTTTTGCAGACGAATCGCAAGGCCTGTTCCATCTTCAATCCAAAGGGACCAGCTACATCATCCAGGTGACTGACGGATATCCCGCCCATGTCTACTGGGGAGCCCAGCTCCGCCATGACAGCAGCCTGAGCGGGGCACTGGAGCTGCGCGAACGCTCCTCCTTCTCCCCGACCCCTCTGTTGTCGAAGACTACACTCTCACTGGATGCGCTGCCGCAGGAATATCCGCAGTACGGCACCAGTGATTTCCGCCGGCCGGCCTATCAGGCGCAGCTTGCTGACGGCACCCGGCTTACCGAGCTGAAATATGCCGGTTATGTCATCACACCGGGCAAGCCGGTGCTTGAAGGACTGCCTGCCGTCTACGCGGAGAATGAAGACGAAGCCCAGACGCTGGAGCTGACCCTGAAGGACGATTACGCCGGTCTGACCGTCACTCTGCTGTATACCGTATTTGCACATCACAGCGCCATTGCCCGTTCGGTCCGCTTCGAGCATCAGGGCGAAGCCCCGCTGCGGCTTGAGCAGGCGCTCAGCGCCTCCGTTGATTTCGCCGACTCGGCTTATGATACGCTGCACCTCAGCGGAGCCTGGGCAAGAGAACGCCATGTCCAGCGCCGTCCGCTCATCCCCGGTGCCGCATTGTCGCTGGAGAGCCGCCGCGGCTCCAGCAGCCATCAGACCAATCCGTTTCTTGCCCTGCTCCGCCACGGTGCAGATGAGCATCAAGGCGATGTGTATGGCTTCAGCCTTGTCTATAGCGGCAGCTTCGCTGCTGCAGCAGAGGTGGAGCAGTTCGGCCAGACCCGCGTAAGCATCGGGATCAACCCGTTTGACTTCTCCTGGCTGCTTGAGCCGGGCCAATCCTTCCAAACCCCGGAGGCGGTACTCGTCTACTCCGGCGAAGGCCTCGGCGGCATGTCCCGTACCTATCACCGGCTGTACCGCACCCGCCTGTGCCGCGGCGTGCACCGCGACCAGGCCCGGCCGATTCTGGTCAACAACTGGGAAGCGACCTACTTCAACTTCGATGCCGACAAAATCGCCGCCATCGCCAAGGAAGCCGGACCGCTCGGCATTGAGCTGTTCGTGCTCGACGACGGCTGGTTCGGCAAGCGTGACTCCGACAACAGCTCGCTCGGCGACTGGTTCGAGGACCGCCGCAAGCTGCCTGAAGGGCTTAATGATCTCGCCGCCCGCGTGAACCGTGAGGGCCTGCAGTTCGGGCTATGGGTGGAGCCGGAGATGATCTCGCCGGACAGCGAGCTGTACCGCAGCCATCCAGACTGGTGTCTGCATGCCGCCGGACGCCGCCGGACCGAAGCCCGCAACCAGCTCATTCTGGATCTCTCGCGCCCTGAAGTATGCGACTACCTGTATGAGACCTTGAGCTCCGTCTTCGCAAGCGCGCCGATTACCTATGTCAAATGGGATATGAACCGCAATATGACTGAGATCGCCTCGGCAAACACCAGCCCTGAGCGGCAAAAAGAAACCGCCCACCGCTACATGCTCGGCCTGTATGATCTGCTGGAGCGCCTGACCTCGCGCTTCCCGGATATTCTGTTCGAGAGCTGCTCCGGCGGCGGCGGCCGCTTCGATCCGGGCATGCTGTTCTACATGCCGCAGACCTGGACCAGCGATGATACCGATGCCATTGAGCGTTTGGCCATCCAGTACGGCACAAGCATCGTCTATCCGGCCAGCAGCATGGGCGCCCATGTCTCTGCTGTACCGAACCATCAGGTCGACCGGATTACCTCCCTGGCAACCCGCGGCGATGTCGCCATGAGCGGCAATTTCGGCTATGAGCTGGATCTTACTAAGTTCACGGATGCCGAGAAGACACTGGCGGCTAAGCAGGTTGCCCAGTACAAGGAGATCCGCACCCTGGTGCAGCAGGGGGATATGTACCGCCTGCAGAGCCCGTTTGAAGGCAGCGGCGATACCGCCTGGATGTTCGTCAGCGAAGACCGGACGGAAGCCTTCGTGGCTTACTTCCGTGTACTCGCCACGCCTAATGCACCGATTACGCGTCTTGCGCTCAAGGGGCTTGATCCTGCGCTCGACTACGTCATCGAGACCGGCGCAGCAGATCAGCCTGCGGGCCACGGCAGTGACGAATCAGCTGCTGCTGATCACAGCACTGAACCGTTCCAGCCGGCATTCGGCGGCACTCCGCTTGGCGGCGACCGCCTGATGACGATCGGCCTCACCGTCTCCGACCTGCGCGGCGACTACGCCAGCTGCACCTTCCGCCTGAGAGCTGTTCAACGTTAA